One region of Coregonus clupeaformis isolate EN_2021a chromosome 31, ASM2061545v1, whole genome shotgun sequence genomic DNA includes:
- the LOC121548039 gene encoding retinal rod rhodopsin-sensitive cGMP 3',5'-cyclic phosphodiesterase subunit gamma, translating into MNLEVPKLEIKSATRVTGGPATPRKGPPKFKQRQTRQFKSKPPKKGIQGFGDDIPGMEGLGTDITVICPWEAFNHLELSELAKYGII; encoded by the exons ATGAATCTCGAGGTCCCCAAGTTGGAGATCAAGTCTGCCACCCGTGTCACCGGAGGCCCTGCAACACCACGCAAGGGACCCCCTAAATTCAAGCAGAGGCAGACTCGCCAGTTCAAGAGCAAGCCCCCCAAGAAGGGAATCCAGGG TTTTGGCGATGATATCCCTGGAATGGAGGGTTTAGGCACTG acatcacagtgatcTGCCCCTGGGAGGCCTTCAACCACCTGGAGCTTAGCGAGCTGGCCAAATATGGTATCATCTAA